The Quercus robur chromosome 7, dhQueRobu3.1, whole genome shotgun sequence genome has a segment encoding these proteins:
- the LOC126691910 gene encoding uncharacterized protein LOC126691910 isoform X3 translates to MQSRESGLANVGGHCQGRPVFGYSFGSTFCGLGSPYSFILQAAGWSCTWDFRSLHYINAGLQNGSLLVFDMRQTVGPVNSLNGLTRNPVHMADSILHSSTLTSSVSSVLSASSICLYQWNFDGAEE, encoded by the exons ATGCAGAGCAGAGAATCAGGATTAGCAAATGTTGGTGGGCACTGTCAAGGAAGACCTGTATTTG GATACAGCTTTggctcaactttttgtggactAGGATCTCCATACAGTTTCATATTACAG GCTGCTGGTTGGTCGTGTACATGGGATTTCAGAAGCTTGCATTACATAAATGCTGGACTTCAG AATGGCTCACTTTTGGTGTTTGATATGCGCCAAACTGTTGGGCCAGTTAATTCCCTGAATGGTCTGACACGCAACCCAGTGCATATGGCAGACTCAATTTTACATAGTTCAACTCTTACTTCCAGTGTTAGTTCTGTACTATCTGCTTCATCGATTTGTCTGTATCAGTGGAACTTTGATGGTGCTGAAGAATAG
- the LOC126691910 gene encoding uncharacterized protein LOC126691910 isoform X2 — protein MKSWTNDGDHYIWIQLWLNFLWTRISIQFHITDPVHIILYMDMDTNCMVAAGWSCTWDFRSLHYINAGLQNGSLLVFDMRQTVGPVNSLNGLTRNPVHMADSILHSSTLTSSVSSVLSASSICLYQWNFDGAEE, from the exons ATGAAATCCTGGACCAACGACGGTGATCATTATATCTG GATACAGCTTTggctcaactttttgtggactAGGATCTCCATACAGTTTCATATTACAG ATCCAGTGCACATTATACTCTACATGGACATGGATACAAACTGCATGGTG GCTGCTGGTTGGTCGTGTACATGGGATTTCAGAAGCTTGCATTACATAAATGCTGGACTTCAG AATGGCTCACTTTTGGTGTTTGATATGCGCCAAACTGTTGGGCCAGTTAATTCCCTGAATGGTCTGACACGCAACCCAGTGCATATGGCAGACTCAATTTTACATAGTTCAACTCTTACTTCCAGTGTTAGTTCTGTACTATCTGCTTCATCGATTTGTCTGTATCAGTGGAACTTTGATGGTGCTGAAGAATAG
- the LOC126691910 gene encoding uncharacterized protein LOC126691910 isoform X1, which translates to MKSWTNDGDHYIWIQLWLNFLWTRISIQFHITVTDPVHIILYMDMDTNCMVAAGWSCTWDFRSLHYINAGLQNGSLLVFDMRQTVGPVNSLNGLTRNPVHMADSILHSSTLTSSVSSVLSASSICLYQWNFDGAEE; encoded by the exons ATGAAATCCTGGACCAACGACGGTGATCATTATATCTG GATACAGCTTTggctcaactttttgtggactAGGATCTCCATACAGTTTCATATTACAG TTACAGATCCAGTGCACATTATACTCTACATGGACATGGATACAAACTGCATGGTG GCTGCTGGTTGGTCGTGTACATGGGATTTCAGAAGCTTGCATTACATAAATGCTGGACTTCAG AATGGCTCACTTTTGGTGTTTGATATGCGCCAAACTGTTGGGCCAGTTAATTCCCTGAATGGTCTGACACGCAACCCAGTGCATATGGCAGACTCAATTTTACATAGTTCAACTCTTACTTCCAGTGTTAGTTCTGTACTATCTGCTTCATCGATTTGTCTGTATCAGTGGAACTTTGATGGTGCTGAAGAATAG